One genomic region from Acidobacteriota bacterium encodes:
- a CDS encoding CocE/NonD family hydrolase, with protein sequence MSTPSSARAGHRRALLYFPPALILALAFVPPASSPVAARGEEERRNPAVFSDYRRPAEYGVVVVENVMVPMRDGARLATDLYFPAKNGQIAAGRFPAILDRTPYDKVPRASAVNNPKYFAERGYVFVFQDSRGHGKSEGEFSIYTNEGRDGYDTVEWIAKQPWSDGKVGTSGYSYDAATQNSLARETPPHLTSMFIGHGTANYRNDGAGDNGAFALSHNLIYTIGHAQRDRIARENPAVMARLEDAEAHQLEWMRQPLFKHLQLLEDVPLAKQWYKAWIDHPDYDDYWKQNGYNFEGFYDRYPDVPVYFLGSWYDFFIKGTIRNYLGLSAIHKTPKLLTVAGSAHGPGRGAQRVQNDVDMGPDGAYNWDRIRLRWFDETLMGRRTGVFDEPRVKLFVMGGAEGSQRTPAGRLNHGGRWHSFDRWPVPQAKPTSYYLHAGGGLSTEPPAAGAGPSGFTFDPANPVPQLGGNYSTPSVWGPRDQRCSTAIWPCTNDLPLSSRADVLVFQTPVLDRDISIAGPLTVKLWAASSAVDTDFTVKLVDEYPPSVEYPHGYAMILQDSIVRARYRNSLEKAELMEPGRVYEFTIDMWATANLFKKGHRIRLDVSSSNFPKYDVNPNTGGPIGYDTRRIVANNIVYHDRDHPSHIILPVLQSPATTSSAPAPAADRSSRHKEDR encoded by the coding sequence ATGTCCACGCCGTCTTCTGCTCGCGCGGGTCATCGCCGCGCCCTTCTGTACTTCCCTCCCGCACTCATCCTCGCACTCGCGTTCGTCCCGCCGGCGTCGTCGCCGGTCGCGGCGCGCGGAGAAGAGGAGCGGCGCAACCCCGCCGTGTTCTCGGATTACCGGCGTCCCGCCGAGTACGGCGTCGTGGTCGTCGAGAACGTGATGGTGCCGATGCGGGACGGCGCGCGGCTCGCCACCGACCTGTACTTCCCCGCGAAGAACGGCCAGATCGCCGCCGGCAGGTTCCCGGCGATTCTCGACCGCACGCCGTACGACAAGGTGCCGCGGGCCTCCGCGGTGAACAACCCGAAGTACTTCGCCGAGCGCGGCTACGTGTTCGTGTTCCAGGATTCACGCGGCCACGGGAAATCGGAAGGGGAGTTCTCGATCTACACGAACGAGGGACGCGACGGCTACGACACGGTCGAGTGGATCGCGAAGCAGCCGTGGTCGGACGGCAAGGTCGGGACCTCAGGCTACTCGTACGACGCGGCGACCCAGAACTCGCTCGCGCGCGAGACCCCGCCGCACCTGACGTCGATGTTCATCGGCCACGGCACCGCGAACTACCGCAACGACGGGGCGGGCGACAACGGCGCGTTCGCGCTCTCGCACAACCTGATCTACACGATCGGCCACGCGCAACGCGATCGGATCGCCCGCGAGAACCCGGCGGTCATGGCGCGCCTCGAGGACGCGGAGGCGCACCAGCTCGAATGGATGCGCCAGCCGCTCTTCAAGCACCTGCAGCTGCTTGAAGACGTGCCGCTGGCGAAGCAGTGGTACAAGGCCTGGATCGATCATCCCGACTACGACGACTACTGGAAGCAGAACGGCTACAACTTCGAGGGGTTCTACGATCGGTACCCGGACGTCCCGGTGTACTTCCTCGGAAGCTGGTACGACTTCTTCATCAAGGGCACGATCCGCAATTATCTCGGGCTGTCCGCGATCCACAAGACGCCGAAGCTCCTGACCGTCGCCGGCTCCGCGCACGGGCCCGGGCGCGGCGCCCAGCGCGTGCAGAACGACGTCGACATGGGGCCGGACGGCGCCTACAACTGGGACCGCATCCGCCTGCGCTGGTTCGACGAAACGCTGATGGGGCGCAGGACGGGCGTCTTCGATGAGCCGCGCGTGAAGCTCTTCGTGATGGGCGGGGCCGAGGGATCGCAGCGGACGCCGGCGGGCCGGTTGAACCACGGCGGCCGCTGGCATTCGTTCGACCGCTGGCCCGTGCCGCAGGCCAAGCCGACCAGCTACTACCTGCATGCCGGCGGCGGCCTGTCGACCGAGCCTCCGGCGGCCGGCGCGGGGCCGAGCGGCTTCACGTTCGACCCGGCCAACCCGGTTCCGCAGCTCGGGGGGAACTACTCGACGCCGTCAGTCTGGGGCCCGCGCGACCAGCGGTGCTCCACGGCGATCTGGCCGTGCACCAACGACCTGCCGCTGTCCTCGCGCGCCGACGTGCTGGTCTTCCAGACGCCCGTCCTGGACCGTGACATCAGCATCGCCGGTCCGCTGACGGTCAAGTTGTGGGCCGCCTCCTCCGCCGTGGACACCGATTTCACGGTGAAGCTGGTCGATGAGTACCCGCCGAGCGTGGAGTATCCGCACGGCTACGCGATGATCCTGCAGGACTCGATCGTCCGCGCGCGCTACCGGAACTCGCTCGAGAAGGCGGAGTTGATGGAGCCCGGACGCGTGTACGAGTTCACGATCGACATGTGGGCCACCGCCAACCTGTTCAAGAAAGGGCACCGCATCCGCCTGGATGTGTCGAGCAGCAACTTCCCGAAGTACGACGTCAACCCGAACACCGGGGGCCCCATCGGATACGACACGCGCCGGATCGTCGCGAACAACATCGTGTATCACGATCGGGACCACCCGTCGCACATCATCCTGCCGGTGCTGCAGTCGCCGGCAACCACCTCGTCGGCGCCGGCGCCGGCGGCAGACCGTTCGTCTCGTCACAAGGAGGACCGTTGA